From Streptomyces sp. NBC_01460, a single genomic window includes:
- a CDS encoding N-acetylmannosamine-6-phosphate 2-epimerase, translated as MTAQDLAGSLRGRLIVSCQAPPGDPMRETSALVRLARSAAAGGGAAIRANEPEVVAAIAGAVGLPVIGLWKDGDTGVYITPTVRHALAIVEAGAAVVAADATDRPRPDGSSFADLVAAVHAAGALVMADVSTLAEGITAAGLGADFVSTTLSGYVPGTPAQHGPDLGLVAALAAAVDVPVVAEGRVNTPEEASEALSLGAHSVVVGTAITAPTALTARFVAALTLR; from the coding sequence ATGACCGCACAGGACCTGGCCGGCTCCCTCCGGGGCCGTCTGATCGTCTCCTGCCAGGCGCCGCCCGGCGATCCGATGCGGGAGACCTCCGCCCTGGTGCGGCTGGCACGCTCGGCCGCCGCGGGCGGCGGCGCGGCGATCCGCGCCAACGAGCCGGAGGTCGTCGCCGCGATCGCCGGCGCCGTCGGCCTGCCGGTCATCGGCCTCTGGAAGGACGGCGACACCGGCGTGTACATCACGCCGACCGTCCGGCACGCCCTGGCGATCGTCGAGGCCGGTGCGGCGGTGGTGGCCGCGGACGCCACCGACCGGCCGCGGCCCGACGGTTCCTCCTTCGCCGATCTGGTCGCCGCCGTCCACGCCGCGGGCGCCCTGGTCATGGCCGACGTCTCCACGCTCGCCGAGGGGATCACCGCCGCCGGGCTGGGGGCGGACTTCGTCTCCACCACGCTGTCCGGCTACGTGCCGGGCACTCCGGCCCAGCACGGTCCCGACCTCGGCCTGGTGGCCGCGCTCGCCGCCGCCGTCGACGTGCCCGTGGTCGCCGAAGGCCGCGTCAACACCCCCGAGGAGGCCTCGGAAGCCCTGTCCCTCGGCGCCCACAGCGTCGTCGTCGGCACCGCCATCACCGCACCGACCGCTCTGACCGCCCGCTTCGTGGCCGCCCTCACCCTGCGCTGA
- a CDS encoding ROK family protein: MTRPVGGSPVVGLDLGGTKIAAALFAADGTVSSRHTRPTPAGEGPSAVLDALAGAAAEVDPEGHATAIGVAAAGVVDPRSGTVTSATDSIRGWAGTALGAGLADRTGLPVACDNDVRATAGPELAALPDRRGSLLFAAVGTGVGGALAVDGRMLHGASGIAGHLGHLPSAEAAGLPCTCGATGHLEVIASGPGITAHYERLTGTPVDRLETVAARAAGGDAAAVRAVTTGAEAAGRVLGGLANALGPDRVVVGGGVPRIGPLYGDALARAFAAELMPPLRGLAPEPPRFGHDAAVTGAAALTTTLPLHHPGALR, encoded by the coding sequence ATGACACGGCCCGTCGGCGGGTCCCCGGTCGTGGGGCTCGATCTCGGCGGTACGAAGATCGCTGCGGCGCTCTTCGCCGCCGACGGCACGGTGTCCTCCCGGCACACCCGTCCCACCCCCGCCGGGGAGGGGCCGTCGGCGGTTCTGGACGCCCTCGCCGGAGCCGCCGCCGAGGTCGATCCCGAGGGGCACGCGACGGCGATCGGCGTCGCCGCCGCCGGGGTCGTCGATCCCCGCAGCGGCACGGTCACGAGCGCCACCGACTCGATCCGGGGCTGGGCGGGCACCGCGCTCGGCGCCGGACTCGCGGACCGTACGGGGCTGCCGGTGGCCTGCGACAACGACGTACGGGCGACCGCGGGTCCGGAGCTCGCGGCCCTGCCGGACCGCCGCGGTTCGCTCCTGTTCGCGGCCGTCGGCACGGGTGTGGGCGGCGCGCTCGCGGTCGACGGGCGGATGCTGCACGGCGCGTCCGGGATCGCGGGGCACCTCGGCCACCTCCCCAGCGCGGAGGCGGCCGGGCTGCCCTGCACCTGCGGGGCCACCGGTCACCTGGAGGTCATCGCCTCCGGTCCGGGCATCACCGCCCACTACGAGCGGCTCACCGGCACCCCGGTGGACCGGCTGGAAACGGTGGCCGCCCGGGCGGCCGGGGGCGACGCCGCCGCCGTACGGGCCGTCACCACCGGGGCCGAGGCGGCCGGACGGGTGCTCGGCGGCCTCGCCAACGCGCTCGGGCCCGACCGGGTCGTCGTCGGGGGCGGCGTCCCTCGGATCGGCCCGCTGTACGGCGACGCGCTGGCGCGCGCCTTCGCCGCCGAGCTGATGCCGCCGCTGCGCGGCCTCGCCCCCGAGCCCCCTCGGTTCGGCCACGACGCGGCCGTGACCGGGGCGGCGGCCCTCACCACGACCCTGCCCCTCCACCACCCTGGAGCTCTCCGATGA
- a CDS encoding dihydrodipicolinate synthase family protein translates to MPLPAPLHGVVPPVCTPLGPDGEVDTASLGRLVEHLIEGGVHGLFALGSTSEVAFLTDAQRRTVLETVVGAAAGRVPVLAGVIDTTTARVIDHARSAAALGADALVATAPFYTRTHPKEIAGHFRRIRAEVDLPLFAYDLPVSVHSKLSGALVRELAEDGTLAGLKDSSGDEGGLRRLIVELGGRDGRATGPAPHFSVLTGSELTVDAALLAGADGVVPGIGNVDPAAYVRLHDAALAGDWKLAAREQERLVALFALVDAGPEADMGRGSSALGAFKAALWLLGVIDDGATAFPQIPLSAESVALVAERLRGAGLTPVR, encoded by the coding sequence ATGCCTCTGCCCGCACCGCTGCACGGCGTCGTACCGCCGGTCTGCACCCCCCTCGGCCCCGACGGGGAGGTGGACACCGCCTCGCTCGGCCGGCTCGTCGAGCACCTGATCGAGGGCGGTGTGCACGGGCTCTTCGCCCTCGGCTCGACCAGCGAGGTCGCCTTCCTCACCGACGCACAGCGCCGCACCGTCCTGGAGACCGTGGTCGGCGCGGCAGCGGGGCGGGTCCCGGTCCTGGCCGGGGTCATCGACACGACGACCGCCCGCGTCATCGACCACGCGCGGTCCGCCGCCGCTCTCGGCGCGGACGCCCTCGTCGCCACCGCGCCCTTCTACACCCGCACGCACCCCAAAGAGATCGCCGGGCACTTCCGCCGCATCCGCGCGGAGGTCGACCTGCCGCTCTTCGCCTACGACCTCCCGGTGTCCGTGCACTCCAAGCTCTCGGGCGCCCTGGTCCGCGAGCTCGCCGAGGACGGCACCCTGGCCGGCCTCAAGGACAGCAGCGGCGACGAGGGCGGGCTGCGCAGGCTGATCGTCGAGCTGGGCGGTCGCGACGGCCGTGCCACCGGCCCCGCGCCGCACTTCAGCGTGCTGACCGGTTCCGAGCTCACCGTCGACGCGGCGCTGCTGGCCGGTGCCGACGGAGTCGTGCCGGGCATCGGCAACGTCGACCCGGCCGCCTATGTGCGGCTCCACGACGCCGCCCTGGCCGGTGACTGGAAGCTCGCCGCGCGGGAACAGGAGCGACTCGTGGCGCTGTTCGCCCTCGTCGACGCCGGGCCCGAGGCCGACATGGGCCGCGGCTCGTCGGCCCTCGGCGCGTTCAAGGCCGCGCTGTGGCTGCTCGGCGTCATCGACGACGGCGCCACCGCCTTCCCGCAGATCCCGCTCTCCGCCGAGTCGGTCGCCCTGGTCGCGGAGCGGCTGCGCGGGGCCGGTCTGACTCCGGTCCGATGA
- a CDS encoding FadR/GntR family transcriptional regulator, with translation MARPTMAQDIERRIKELILDERLGPGDPLPTEGELMERFDAGRVSVREALKSLQALNAVEIRRGSGTFVGSLSLSPFAEGLAFRAAVRHRRGEPGLLELMKVREALEAGLVGAVTAGIPAEDLAALRVLVTTMESEAHTGRVARATDRAFHLALYASLDNHLLSEVLDAFWAAMDRVREDLDDGHQDPRTTCAQHLEIVEAVAAGDGERAVRAMRTHFDGIRHRLGAGGQPS, from the coding sequence GTGGCCCGCCCCACCATGGCGCAGGACATCGAGCGCCGGATCAAGGAACTGATCCTCGACGAGCGGCTCGGCCCGGGCGACCCGCTGCCCACCGAGGGGGAGTTGATGGAGCGCTTCGACGCAGGCCGGGTGTCGGTGCGCGAGGCGCTCAAGTCGCTCCAGGCCCTCAACGCGGTGGAGATCAGGCGCGGCTCCGGGACCTTCGTCGGCTCGCTCTCGCTCTCACCGTTCGCCGAAGGGCTCGCCTTCCGCGCCGCCGTCCGCCACCGGCGGGGCGAACCGGGCCTCCTGGAGCTGATGAAGGTGCGGGAGGCCCTCGAGGCCGGCCTGGTGGGAGCCGTCACCGCGGGCATACCGGCGGAGGACCTGGCCGCGCTCCGCGTGCTCGTGACCACCATGGAGTCCGAGGCGCACACCGGCCGCGTGGCCCGCGCCACCGACCGCGCCTTCCATCTCGCCCTCTACGCCTCCCTCGACAACCACCTGCTCAGTGAGGTGCTGGACGCGTTCTGGGCGGCGATGGACCGGGTGCGCGAGGACCTCGACGACGGCCATCAGGACCCGCGGACCACCTGCGCCCAGCACCTGGAGATCGTCGAGGCGGTCGCGGCGGGCGACGGCGAGCGGGCGGTCCGCGCCATGCGCACCCACTTCGACGGCATCCGCCACCGGCTGGGCGCGGGTGGTCAGCCCTCGTAG
- a CDS encoding FAD-dependent monooxygenase: protein MTGLRMGVVGGSIAGCATAIAGTRSGADVTVYERSGGELRDRGLGIVIPPALHTRLVGLGYLDASMPTAPVASHVWLARPRGLRTARELARQPSPVTPCNWGLLWQSLRANTGGARHHRGRPVTGVGRAPGGGALIRTAEGEEAYDIVVGADGHRSLTRQSLAPGLEPTAAGYAVWRGTIPMSALAGHRRQRELLREAWVTLGFPGGHGIFYLIPAGAGADPEERLLAYAVYATAPAGDEGRETAAYVREIADEHFPDEWADIVARGEHVSLVRHPVTDLHAPRAADPPFLLAGDAAGITRPHTASGAVKALEDALCLEAALRDSASAEEALRRYEAERTAEGARLVELGRRLGVAQVERAPDWGAMGQSEIDSWFRAALAGTASYLYEG, encoded by the coding sequence ATGACGGGCTTACGGATGGGTGTGGTCGGCGGGAGCATCGCCGGCTGCGCGACGGCGATCGCCGGGACACGGTCGGGGGCGGACGTCACCGTCTACGAACGCAGCGGCGGCGAGCTCCGGGACCGGGGCCTCGGGATCGTCATCCCGCCCGCCCTGCACACCCGGCTGGTCGGCCTCGGTTATCTGGACGCGTCGATGCCGACCGCCCCGGTCGCCTCCCATGTCTGGCTGGCCCGGCCGCGGGGCCTGCGCACCGCACGTGAACTCGCCCGGCAGCCGAGCCCGGTCACCCCCTGCAACTGGGGCCTGCTCTGGCAGTCGTTGCGGGCGAACACCGGCGGAGCCCGCCATCATCGGGGCCGGCCCGTCACCGGCGTCGGCCGGGCCCCCGGGGGAGGCGCGCTGATCCGCACGGCGGAGGGCGAGGAGGCGTACGACATCGTCGTGGGGGCCGACGGGCACCGGTCGCTCACCCGGCAGTCGCTCGCCCCGGGGCTGGAGCCCACCGCCGCCGGGTACGCGGTGTGGCGCGGCACGATCCCCATGAGCGCGCTGGCGGGCCACCGGCGCCAGCGGGAGCTGCTGCGCGAGGCCTGGGTCACGCTGGGCTTCCCGGGCGGCCACGGCATCTTCTATCTGATCCCGGCGGGGGCAGGCGCGGATCCCGAGGAGCGGCTGCTCGCCTACGCCGTCTACGCCACCGCGCCGGCCGGGGACGAGGGGCGGGAGACCGCCGCATACGTACGGGAGATCGCGGACGAGCACTTCCCGGACGAGTGGGCGGACATCGTGGCGCGGGGGGAGCACGTCTCGCTGGTCCGTCATCCGGTCACCGACCTCCACGCGCCGCGCGCCGCGGACCCGCCCTTCCTGCTCGCGGGTGACGCCGCCGGAATCACCCGGCCGCACACCGCGAGCGGGGCGGTCAAGGCGCTCGAGGACGCGCTCTGCCTGGAAGCCGCGCTGCGCGACAGCGCATCAGCCGAGGAGGCACTGCGCCGGTACGAGGCCGAACGCACGGCCGAGGGTGCCCGACTGGTCGAGCTGGGCCGCCGGCTGGGAGTGGCGCAGGTGGAGCGGGCTCCCGACTGGGGCGCGATGGGGCAGAGCGAGATCGACAGCTGGTTCCGCGCCGCCCTGGCCGGTACGGCCAGCTACCTCTACGAGGGCTGA
- a CDS encoding FadR/GntR family transcriptional regulator, with translation MASSPAGGGKPGRTLLRQEVAEGIKRYILEERLRPGDALPTEPALCEALGASRSSVREAVKILDALDIVEVRHGHGTYVGRLSLSALVESLTFRGLLSPGDDFQVLADLVDVRELFERGMADRIISLLRPADLDRLDALVADMRGTDAHAGDGFVAADRAFHALLVAPLGNDLIGQLSMAFWDVYAIVAPHLDGFTHADETATIAAHQAVVDSARAGDTAGFVKALVEHYAPVRRRISEARGS, from the coding sequence GTGGCGAGTTCACCCGCGGGGGGCGGCAAGCCCGGCCGGACACTGCTCCGGCAGGAGGTCGCCGAGGGGATCAAGCGCTACATCCTGGAGGAGCGCCTGCGTCCGGGCGACGCCCTGCCCACGGAGCCCGCACTCTGCGAGGCGCTCGGCGCGAGCCGCTCCAGCGTGCGCGAGGCGGTCAAGATCCTCGACGCGCTGGACATCGTCGAGGTCCGTCACGGCCACGGCACCTACGTCGGCCGGCTGAGCCTGTCCGCCCTGGTGGAGAGCCTGACGTTCCGTGGACTGCTCTCCCCCGGCGACGACTTCCAGGTGCTGGCCGACCTCGTGGACGTACGCGAACTCTTCGAGCGCGGGATGGCCGACCGCATCATCTCGCTGCTCCGGCCCGCCGATCTCGACCGGCTGGACGCGCTGGTGGCCGACATGCGCGGGACCGACGCCCACGCCGGTGACGGCTTCGTGGCCGCCGACCGGGCGTTCCACGCGCTGCTCGTCGCCCCGCTCGGCAACGACCTCATCGGGCAGCTCTCGATGGCCTTCTGGGATGTGTACGCGATCGTCGCCCCGCATCTCGACGGGTTCACCCACGCCGACGAGACCGCGACGATCGCCGCCCACCAGGCCGTCGTCGACTCCGCGCGCGCCGGTGACACCGCCGGCTTCGTGAAGGCGCTGGTTGAGCACTACGCCCCGGTCAGGCGCCGGATCTCGGAGGCTCGCGGGTCCTGA
- a CDS encoding chaplin, with the protein MRQVLNKSMIVMAAASGILTAAGGYAHADASADGVAANSPGVGSGNAVQVPVHVPVNLCGNTVNVIALLNPAFGNTCANVGSDDGHGHGSSGASADGKAVGSPGVLSGNLAQIPVDVPVNACGNSVDVVGVLNPVFGNTCVNESGRDHGHPPVHPPVHPPVEPPVDPPVEPPVTPPTEEPPTVTPPTEEPPTVTPPTSKPPVEPPAGNPGPNTPGAQLAQTGAGEIGLAAGASAALLLGGAVLMRRTRGSRG; encoded by the coding sequence ATGCGACAGGTTCTGAATAAAAGCATGATCGTCATGGCGGCGGCGTCGGGCATCCTGACCGCCGCCGGCGGTTACGCGCACGCCGACGCCTCGGCCGACGGTGTCGCCGCCAATTCCCCCGGTGTCGGCTCGGGCAACGCCGTGCAGGTCCCGGTGCACGTCCCGGTCAACCTGTGCGGCAACACCGTCAATGTGATCGCCCTGCTGAACCCGGCCTTCGGCAACACCTGCGCGAACGTCGGCTCGGACGACGGCCACGGCCACGGTTCGTCCGGTGCGAGCGCCGACGGCAAGGCGGTCGGATCGCCCGGCGTCCTGTCCGGCAACCTGGCACAGATCCCGGTGGACGTCCCCGTGAACGCCTGCGGCAACTCCGTCGACGTCGTCGGTGTGCTCAACCCCGTGTTCGGCAACACCTGCGTCAACGAGAGCGGCCGCGACCACGGTCACCCGCCGGTCCACCCGCCGGTGCACCCGCCTGTGGAGCCTCCGGTCGACCCGCCGGTCGAGCCGCCGGTGACGCCCCCGACCGAGGAGCCGCCCACGGTCACCCCGCCGACCGAGGAGCCCCCGACCGTCACGCCGCCGACCTCGAAGCCTCCGGTGGAGCCGCCGGCCGGCAACCCGGGTCCGAACACCCCTGGCGCGCAGCTGGCCCAGACCGGTGCGGGTGAGATCGGCCTGGCCGCCGGCGCGAGCGCGGCGCTGCTGCTGGGCGGCGCGGTGCTCATGCGCCGCACCCGCGGTTCGCGCGGCTGA
- a CDS encoding rodlin gives MIKKVLATGAVAASVLGLSATSAMAIGNDTGTTSINGNGAESEFGNSSTEGDQSPQLSLVQGSLNKPCIALPVKANAGALVGILAALAIQDVNVLSNPQNQQCTDNSTQAKGDEPLSHILSDIPVLSGNGAGNS, from the coding sequence GTGATCAAGAAGGTTCTGGCTACGGGCGCCGTCGCCGCCTCCGTCCTCGGTCTCTCGGCGACCAGCGCCATGGCGATCGGCAACGACACCGGCACGACGTCGATCAACGGCAACGGTGCCGAGTCGGAGTTCGGCAACAGCTCGACCGAGGGCGACCAGAGCCCGCAGCTCAGCCTCGTCCAGGGTTCGCTGAACAAGCCCTGCATCGCCCTGCCGGTCAAGGCCAACGCCGGTGCGCTCGTCGGAATCCTCGCCGCGCTGGCCATCCAGGACGTCAATGTCCTGTCGAACCCGCAGAACCAGCAGTGCACCGACAACTCCACCCAGGCCAAGGGTGACGAGCCGCTGTCGCACATCCTGTCCGACATCCCGGTCCTCTCCGGCAACGGTGCCGGCAACAGCTGA
- a CDS encoding chaplin, which produces MKYTKVAAVAAGTLMALGAAAPAMADSGAEAVAAGSPGVLSGNVVQVPIHIPVNVCGNTINVIGLLNPAFGNVCIND; this is translated from the coding sequence GTGAAGTACACCAAGGTTGCCGCCGTCGCCGCCGGAACCCTCATGGCGCTCGGTGCCGCTGCCCCGGCCATGGCCGACTCCGGCGCCGAGGCCGTCGCCGCCGGCTCCCCGGGCGTCCTGTCCGGCAACGTGGTGCAGGTTCCGATCCACATCCCGGTGAACGTCTGCGGTAACACCATCAACGTCATCGGTCTGCTCAACCCGGCCTTCGGCAACGTCTGCATCAACGACTGA
- a CDS encoding rodlin translates to MMKKILASAAMAASVAGVSAAAAPSAMAIGNDQGTTTVNGNGSDQYYGNSSTHGDMSPQIGLIQGSFNKPCIALPAKANIGSLLGLVPISVQDINVLSSPQNQQCTENSTQAKGDEALSHILNDIPVLSGNGAGNN, encoded by the coding sequence ATGATGAAGAAGATTCTGGCGTCGGCGGCCATGGCCGCATCCGTCGCCGGTGTTTCCGCCGCCGCGGCCCCCTCGGCCATGGCGATCGGCAACGACCAGGGCACCACGACGGTCAACGGCAACGGCTCCGACCAGTACTACGGCAACAGCAGCACCCACGGGGACATGAGCCCGCAGATCGGCCTCATCCAGGGCTCGTTCAACAAGCCCTGCATCGCCCTGCCGGCGAAGGCGAACATCGGCTCGCTGCTCGGGCTCGTCCCGATCTCGGTCCAGGACATCAACGTCCTGTCCTCGCCGCAGAACCAGCAGTGCACCGAGAACTCCACCCAGGCCAAGGGTGACGAGGCGCTGTCGCACATCCTCAACGACATCCCGGTGCTCTCGGGCAACGGCGCGGGCAACAACTGA
- a CDS encoding rodlin produces the protein MKKMMAGAAVAVSLIGLSAAAAPSAMAIGDDHGTTTINGNGAESEFGNSETEGDQSPQLSLVQGSLNKPCIALPVKANVGSLIGLIPIAVQDINVLSNPQNQQCADNSTQAKGDEPLSHILNDIPVLSGNGVGNN, from the coding sequence ATGAAGAAGATGATGGCCGGCGCCGCCGTAGCCGTGTCCCTGATCGGCCTGTCCGCCGCCGCGGCCCCCTCGGCCATGGCGATCGGCGACGACCACGGTACGACGACGATCAACGGCAACGGCGCCGAGTCGGAGTTCGGCAACAGCGAGACCGAGGGCGACCAGAGCCCCCAGCTCAGCCTCGTCCAGGGCTCGCTGAACAAGCCCTGCATCGCCCTGCCGGTCAAGGCCAACGTGGGTTCGCTGATCGGTCTCATTCCGATCGCCGTCCAGGACATCAACGTCCTGTCGAACCCGCAGAACCAGCAGTGCGCGGACAACTCCACGCAGGCCAAGGGCGACGAGCCGCTGTCGCACATCCTGAACGACATCCCGGTGCTCTCGGGCAACGGCGTCGGCAACAACTGA
- a CDS encoding DUF5949 family protein, which translates to MTSPKTATLPYSQAQLGTQVLIGWSGASAPGERETAFLLAYSLGDGPDGPEAGESAMYTALERSGLRVGGETLDATDLPNLPVKLLVQAGQAVLTLPHFKAQYTVPPEWLAAARSEGRVHGMFATRPWPAAVPGQPVGEEALLAFVGDPDVIRTSAHCLLPVRSLG; encoded by the coding sequence ATGACTTCACCGAAAACCGCCACCCTCCCTTATTCCCAGGCCCAGTTGGGCACCCAGGTACTGATCGGCTGGAGCGGGGCGAGCGCCCCCGGGGAGCGAGAGACGGCCTTCCTTCTCGCCTACTCGCTCGGCGACGGTCCGGACGGGCCCGAGGCCGGGGAGAGCGCCATGTACACGGCCCTGGAGCGCAGCGGCCTGCGCGTGGGAGGCGAGACCCTGGACGCCACGGACCTGCCGAACCTTCCGGTGAAGCTCCTCGTCCAGGCCGGTCAGGCCGTGCTGACGCTGCCTCACTTCAAGGCGCAGTACACCGTGCCCCCCGAGTGGCTGGCAGCGGCGCGGTCCGAGGGCAGGGTCCACGGGATGTTCGCCACGCGTCCGTGGCCCGCGGCCGTCCCCGGGCAGCCGGTGGGCGAGGAGGCCCTGCTGGCCTTCGTGGGCGACCCCGACGTCATCAGGACCTCCGCCCACTGCCTGCTGCCGGTGCGCAGCCTCGGCTGA
- the rsgA gene encoding ribosome small subunit-dependent GTPase A: MSFSISQASAPSHPLAPYGWDDAWADTFAPYAEQGLLPGRVVRVDRGLCDVVTPAGTLRADTAFVVPRDPMRIVCTGDWVAVDPDGDPQFVRTLLPRRTAFVRSTSSQRSEGQVLATNIDHIVICVSLAVELDLGRLERFLALAMSATAGAALLGDGVPSAGHEAYGAQPLVLLTKADLVPDATTLSHLVQDVERIAPGVQVLTVSSATGEGVDVFGAIVGSGTSVLLGTSGAGKSTLANTLLGTDVMHVQEAREVDGKGRHTTTTRNLLVLPGGGVLIDTPGLRGVGLWDAETGVGQVFSEIEDLARQCRFHDCGHESEPGCAVLGAIEDGSLAERRLDSYRKLLRENHRIAAKTDARLRSETLREWKRRGAEGREAMAMKRGRTR, from the coding sequence TTGTCTTTCTCCATTTCCCAGGCTTCCGCTCCGTCGCACCCGCTGGCTCCGTACGGCTGGGACGACGCGTGGGCCGACACCTTCGCCCCGTACGCAGAGCAGGGACTCCTGCCGGGGCGTGTGGTGCGGGTGGACCGCGGTCTGTGCGACGTGGTCACCCCTGCGGGCACCCTCAGGGCGGACACCGCGTTCGTGGTGCCCCGTGACCCGATGCGGATCGTCTGCACCGGTGACTGGGTGGCCGTCGACCCCGACGGCGACCCGCAGTTCGTCCGGACGCTCCTGCCCCGCCGCACGGCCTTCGTGCGCTCGACGTCGTCGCAGCGTTCCGAAGGGCAGGTGCTCGCCACCAACATCGACCACATCGTCATCTGCGTCTCGCTCGCGGTCGAGCTCGACCTCGGACGGCTGGAGCGGTTCCTGGCGCTGGCCATGTCCGCCACCGCCGGCGCCGCCCTGCTCGGCGACGGGGTCCCCTCCGCCGGGCACGAGGCGTACGGGGCGCAGCCGCTCGTGCTGCTCACCAAGGCCGACCTCGTCCCGGACGCCACCACGCTGTCCCACCTCGTCCAGGACGTCGAGCGCATCGCCCCCGGGGTGCAGGTGCTCACCGTCAGCTCCGCCACGGGGGAGGGCGTCGACGTGTTCGGCGCGATCGTCGGCAGTGGTACGAGCGTGCTGCTCGGGACCTCGGGCGCGGGCAAGTCGACCCTCGCCAACACGCTGCTCGGCACGGACGTGATGCACGTGCAGGAGGCCCGCGAGGTGGACGGCAAGGGCCGTCACACCACCACGACCCGCAATCTCCTCGTGCTCCCCGGCGGGGGTGTCCTCATCGACACCCCGGGGCTGCGGGGGGTCGGTCTGTGGGACGCGGAGACGGGCGTCGGCCAGGTCTTCTCCGAGATCGAGGACCTGGCGCGGCAGTGCCGCTTCCACGACTGCGGCCACGAGTCCGAGCCCGGCTGTGCCGTGCTCGGTGCGATCGAGGACGGATCCCTGGCCGAACGGCGTCTCGACAGCTATCGCAAGCTCCTCCGGGAGAACCACCGCATCGCGGCGAAGACCGATGCCCGGCTGCGCAGCGAGACCCTCCGCGAATGGAAGCGCAGGGGCGCGGAGGGCCGCGAGGCCATGGCGATGAAGCGGGGCAGGACGCGTTAG
- a CDS encoding DUF456 domain-containing protein, with the protein MSVWQLVAVGAVMLLGLVGVLVPGVPGQAIVWAAVLWWALTDPTPVAWGVLIGSTCLLLLNQALKALLPSRRPRETGAPRRTLMAGGIAAIAGFFVIPVVGGILGYVGAVYGAERLRLGSRAAGWTSLRSVMRATGYSVLLELFCCLLAVGAWLGAVVWG; encoded by the coding sequence ATGAGTGTGTGGCAGCTCGTTGCCGTCGGGGCGGTGATGCTGCTCGGCCTGGTCGGCGTCCTGGTGCCCGGCGTGCCGGGGCAGGCGATCGTCTGGGCGGCGGTGCTCTGGTGGGCGCTGACGGACCCGACGCCGGTCGCCTGGGGTGTGCTGATCGGCTCGACGTGCCTGCTGCTGCTGAACCAGGCGCTGAAGGCGCTGCTGCCCTCGCGGCGCCCCCGCGAGACGGGGGCGCCGCGCAGGACACTGATGGCCGGAGGGATCGCGGCGATCGCCGGCTTCTTCGTGATCCCGGTGGTGGGCGGGATCCTGGGATACGTGGGCGCGGTCTACGGGGCCGAGCGCCTGCGGCTCGGGAGCCGTGCGGCGGGCTGGACCTCGCTCCGCTCGGTGATGCGGGCGACCGGGTACTCGGTGCTCCTCGAACTCTTCTGCTGCCTGTTGGCGGTGGGGGCGTGGCTGGGAGCAGTCGTCTGGGGCTGA